The Coffea arabica cultivar ET-39 chromosome 4e, Coffea Arabica ET-39 HiFi, whole genome shotgun sequence genome includes a window with the following:
- the LOC113741419 gene encoding putative pectinesterase/pectinesterase inhibitor 26 isoform X1: MLCFGFISSHTHTQGTSSPTGSSSSVHAIILLRNEKHKLISHLTKIRPFQAIMDSVNDSLMASSKVSLLQHHPQQPSSSRNLLKTYKTLIIIISFCFIILASLILSTIILFHMHNRNNYNLTSEPTESLWSNSANLKTFCSVVSQDPDLCFTSISSSIKGTETDPDDIFAVSIKVAIDNVTSLAPLMREVLLSRTGAEWALKHCTESVADSLSQLNRSLTAVQLGAKENRRVFSSEAPVDLGVQPLTADRRGYVMTWLIRAMSGLDSCVDVLDNVGSVAVDELSVKVYKARVQVSNSREFLLYKDKILEYFVIHPAVSPGKNWTDGPPNPWIRPKGR; this comes from the exons ATGCTTTGCTTTGGCTTTATCtcttcacacacacacacacaaggaACAAGCAGTCCTACAGGATCATCTTCATCTGTTCATGCCATCATTCTACTCAGAAATGAAAAACACAAACTGATCAGTCACCTCACCAAAATCAGACCATTTCAGGCCATCATGGACTCGGTCAACGATTCCCTCATGGCCTCCAGCAAAGTGAGTCTATTGCAACACCATCCACAGCAGCCATCTTCGTCAAGAAATCTACTAAAAACCTACAAAACCCTCATCATAATCATCTCTTTCTGTTTTATCATCCTTGCTTCTCTCATCTTAAGCACCATAATCTTATTCCACATGCATAACCGCAACAACTATAACCTCACCTCCGAGCCCACCGAGTCACTCTGGTCGAACTCGGCAAACTTGAAGACCTTTTGTTCCGTCGTGTCTCAGGACCCCGACTTATGCTTTACCTCTATATCCTCCTCTATCAAGGGAACCGAGACCGACCCAGATGACATTTTTGCCGTCTCTATCAAGGTAGCCATTGATAATGTCACCAGCCTGGCTCCATTGATGAGAGAAGTTTTGCTGAGCAGGACTGGAGCCGAGTGGGCTTTGAAACATTGCACCGAGTCAGTGGCCGACTCACTGAGTCAACTCAATAGGTCTTTGACTGCAGTGCAGCTGGGGGCAAAGGAAAACCGCCGGGTATTTTCGTCTGAGGCCCCGGTCGACTTGGGGGTGCAGCCGTTGACTGCTGATCGGAGGGGATACGTGATGACGTGGCTGATTAGAGCAATGAGTGGTTTGGACAGCTGTGTTGATGTTTTGGATAATGTTGGATCAGTGGCTGTAGATGAATTGAGCGTGAAGGTGTACAAAGCTAGGGTGCAGGTCAGCAACAGCAGAGAGTTTCTCTTGTACAAGGATAAAATATTGGAATATTTTGTCATCCATCCAGCTG tgagtcctggcaagaatTGGACagacggtccgccaaacccttggatACGCCCTAAGGGGAGGTGA
- the LOC113743018 gene encoding small ribosomal subunit protein uS11x-like — protein MSKRRQREPKEENVTLGPATRDGEQVFGVAHIFASFNDTFIHVTDLSGRETLVRITGGMKVKADRDESSPYAAMLAAQDIAQRCKELGITALHIKLRATGGNKTKTPGPGAQSALRALARSGMKIGRIEDVTPIPTDSTRRKGGRRGRRL, from the exons ATG TCGAAGAGAAGGCAAAGGGAGCCGAAGGAGGAGAATGTGACCTTGGGCCCTGCTACCAGGGACGGAGAGCAAGTTTTTGGGGTTGCCCACATTTTTGCCTCCTTCAATGACACCTTTATT CATGTGACTGATCTATCTGGACGAGAAACACTCGTTCGCATTACTG GTGGCATGAAAGTTAAGGCTGATAGAGATGAATCATCCCCATATGCAGCTATGCTTGCAGCGCAAGATATTGCTCAAAGATGCAAG GAACTTGGCATCACTGCCCTTCATATTAAGCTCAGAGCCACTGGTGGTAACAAGACAAAGACTCCAGGCCCTGGTGCTCAGTCTGCTCTCCGTGCCCTTGCTCGTTCAGGAATGAAAATTGGTCGTATAG AGGATGTAACTCCAATTCCTACTGATAGCACTCGCCGAAAGGGTGGTAGACGTGGAAGAAGGCTGTAA
- the LOC113741419 gene encoding pectinesterase 3 isoform X2, with translation MLCFGFISSHTHTQGTSSPTGSSSSVHAIILLRNEKHKLISHLTKIRPFQAIMDSVNDSLMASSKVSLLQHHPQQPSSSRNLLKTYKTLIIIISFCFIILASLILSTIILFHMHNRNNYNLTSEPTESLWSNSANLKTFCSVVSQDPDLCFTSISSSIKGTETDPDDIFAVSIKVAIDNVTSLAPLMREVLLSRTGAEWALKHCTESVADSLSQLNRSLTAVQLGAKENRRVFSSEAPVDLGVQPLTADRRGYVMTWLIRAMSGLDSCVDVLDNVGSVAVDELSVKVYKARVQVSNSREFLLYKDKILEYFVIHPAGVEDRSRKA, from the exons ATGCTTTGCTTTGGCTTTATCtcttcacacacacacacacaaggaACAAGCAGTCCTACAGGATCATCTTCATCTGTTCATGCCATCATTCTACTCAGAAATGAAAAACACAAACTGATCAGTCACCTCACCAAAATCAGACCATTTCAGGCCATCATGGACTCGGTCAACGATTCCCTCATGGCCTCCAGCAAAGTGAGTCTATTGCAACACCATCCACAGCAGCCATCTTCGTCAAGAAATCTACTAAAAACCTACAAAACCCTCATCATAATCATCTCTTTCTGTTTTATCATCCTTGCTTCTCTCATCTTAAGCACCATAATCTTATTCCACATGCATAACCGCAACAACTATAACCTCACCTCCGAGCCCACCGAGTCACTCTGGTCGAACTCGGCAAACTTGAAGACCTTTTGTTCCGTCGTGTCTCAGGACCCCGACTTATGCTTTACCTCTATATCCTCCTCTATCAAGGGAACCGAGACCGACCCAGATGACATTTTTGCCGTCTCTATCAAGGTAGCCATTGATAATGTCACCAGCCTGGCTCCATTGATGAGAGAAGTTTTGCTGAGCAGGACTGGAGCCGAGTGGGCTTTGAAACATTGCACCGAGTCAGTGGCCGACTCACTGAGTCAACTCAATAGGTCTTTGACTGCAGTGCAGCTGGGGGCAAAGGAAAACCGCCGGGTATTTTCGTCTGAGGCCCCGGTCGACTTGGGGGTGCAGCCGTTGACTGCTGATCGGAGGGGATACGTGATGACGTGGCTGATTAGAGCAATGAGTGGTTTGGACAGCTGTGTTGATGTTTTGGATAATGTTGGATCAGTGGCTGTAGATGAATTGAGCGTGAAGGTGTACAAAGCTAGGGTGCAGGTCAGCAACAGCAGAGAGTTTCTCTTGTACAAGGATAAAATATTGGAATATTTTGTCATCCATCCAGCTG gagttGAGGACCGGAGCAGAAAAGCTTGA